One window of the Staphylococcus equorum genome contains the following:
- the rsmD gene encoding 16S rRNA (guanine(966)-N(2))-methyltransferase RsmD has protein sequence MRVISGIHKSKALESIEGRNTRPTMDKVKEGIFNSLHEVSGIGLDLYAGSGSLGIEALSRGIDKMIFVDQNFKAVKVIKANLKSLNIESQTEVYKNNADRALKALSKRDIQFDVIFLDPPYEKGLIDEALKEIAKFNLLKESGIIVCEFNHHEKINTDPFHVIKRYHYGLTDTLLLEKGD, from the coding sequence ATGAGAGTGATTTCAGGAATACATAAAAGTAAAGCGCTAGAGAGCATAGAAGGGCGCAATACCAGACCTACAATGGATAAAGTGAAAGAGGGCATTTTTAATAGTCTTCATGAAGTTTCAGGAATAGGCTTAGATTTATATGCAGGTAGCGGGTCTTTAGGTATCGAAGCTTTGTCTCGTGGTATTGATAAAATGATTTTTGTAGATCAAAATTTTAAAGCCGTTAAAGTGATTAAAGCAAATTTAAAGAGTTTGAATATAGAATCGCAAACTGAAGTATATAAAAACAATGCAGACCGTGCGTTGAAAGCACTTTCGAAACGAGATATTCAATTTGATGTAATCTTTTTGGACCCCCCATATGAAAAAGGACTAATAGATGAAGCGTTGAAAGAAATCGCAAAGTTTAATTTATTAAAAGAAAGTGGTATTATCGTTTGTGAGTTCAATCATCACGAAAAAATTAATACTGATCCTTTCCATGTGATAAAGCGTTATCATTATGGACTGACAGACACTTTGTTATTAGAAAAAGGAGATTAA
- a CDS encoding YceD family protein, with product MKWSITQLRKFQDKPFEFHQTVNFDHLVKSLDLIDLSDIDVEGELTVRSNEVIADMHITGTYTMPCARTLVPVETPIDIKSQEIFDLEGYDEYSNGEDKDEHYHDATNGMINLKDITEELVIIGKPMRVFSNESDQMLSEGNGWEVIDEEEAVELAKDKEESESKQIDPRLQKLQQLYDEE from the coding sequence ATGAAATGGTCAATAACACAATTAAGAAAATTCCAAGATAAACCATTTGAATTCCATCAAACGGTTAATTTTGATCATTTAGTAAAATCATTAGATTTAATAGATCTATCTGATATTGATGTTGAAGGTGAATTAACCGTCAGATCAAATGAAGTCATTGCAGATATGCATATAACTGGAACGTATACGATGCCGTGTGCACGTACTTTAGTTCCTGTAGAAACTCCTATAGATATTAAATCTCAAGAGATTTTTGATTTAGAAGGATATGATGAATATAGTAATGGCGAAGATAAAGATGAACATTACCATGATGCAACAAACGGTATGATAAATCTAAAAGATATTACTGAAGAACTAGTTATCATTGGAAAACCAATGCGTGTTTTTTCAAACGAAAGCGATCAGATGTTAAGTGAAGGCAATGGTTGGGAAGTTATTGACGAAGAAGAAGCGGTTGAGCTTGCAAAAGATAAGGAAGAATCTGAATCTAAGCAAATTGATCCTAGGCTTCAAAAACTACAACAATTATATGACGAAGAGTAA
- a CDS encoding M23 family metallopeptidase: protein METINAQIIINKIENSDAIWLYEHFSDYFQEISSYKEFKKLLSAYNSIRGTNRLYKHLHINRQDEYIWFDTNMESGVSVILNKYQEIIGMALIPIKQSHSIKFSKCSYTIPLQEDWLVHTGGANELLNHHYRYKNQRNAFDFVKVIEGFTYNGDPTECENYFSYNAPILAPANGVVEEVVDGIPDCTPGEYNTMHPEGNYIVIKHGRNEYSMIAHIKPYSFKIEKGDTLLRGQHIANVGNSGNASEPHVHFQVMNHKDIQTTQTLKIKFLNNASPVKGDIVTYTGDNILVESESQFSTFFKNISTNIKHKFKS, encoded by the coding sequence ATGGAAACAATTAATGCACAAATAATTATAAATAAAATAGAAAATAGTGATGCCATTTGGCTTTATGAGCATTTTAGTGATTATTTTCAAGAAATTTCTTCTTATAAAGAATTTAAGAAGTTATTAAGTGCGTATAACAGTATTAGAGGAACAAACAGGTTGTATAAGCATTTACATATAAATCGTCAAGATGAGTATATTTGGTTTGATACTAATATGGAATCAGGTGTAAGTGTTATCTTAAATAAATATCAAGAAATTATTGGAATGGCACTAATACCGATTAAGCAATCACATTCAATTAAATTCTCGAAATGTAGTTATACAATCCCTTTACAAGAAGATTGGCTAGTTCATACTGGTGGCGCAAATGAGTTGTTAAATCATCACTATAGATATAAAAATCAACGTAATGCTTTTGATTTTGTAAAAGTAATAGAAGGTTTTACATATAATGGTGACCCCACAGAGTGCGAGAATTATTTTAGTTATAATGCACCTATTTTAGCTCCGGCAAACGGGGTAGTAGAAGAAGTTGTAGATGGGATTCCTGATTGCACACCTGGAGAATATAATACAATGCATCCCGAAGGTAATTACATAGTTATTAAGCACGGTCGTAATGAATATAGTATGATAGCACATATCAAACCGTATTCGTTCAAAATTGAGAAAGGTGATACATTATTACGTGGACAACATATCGCAAATGTAGGTAATTCAGGAAATGCTTCTGAGCCACATGTACACTTTCAAGTGATGAATCATAAAGATATACAAACCACTCAAACTTTGAAAATTAAATTTCTCAATAACGCTTCACCAGTTAAAGGTGATATAGTAACATATACAGGAGATAATATTTTAGTGGAAAGTGAAAGCCAGTTTTCTACATTTTTTAAAAATATTAGTACCAATATTAAGCATAAATTTAAGAGTTAA
- a CDS encoding DUF7147 family protein — protein MKQSFIKLGEGLTDLFEFNTLIEYNFKRIDHIVYFHAATFEKKPSSVAIVMHPTSENHFQAMYIMVNALNYPYPNSNKKFEMINEQAKLYNIDIKEVDVQPSETFHDIDLYFNYLISVLRLQRWIPPLQ, from the coding sequence ATGAAACAATCATTTATAAAATTAGGCGAAGGCCTCACAGACTTATTCGAATTTAACACTTTAATAGAATATAATTTCAAACGTATCGACCATATTGTTTATTTCCACGCTGCTACTTTCGAGAAAAAACCTTCTTCAGTAGCAATCGTTATGCATCCTACAAGTGAAAATCACTTCCAAGCTATGTATATCATGGTTAATGCTTTAAATTACCCCTATCCTAATTCCAATAAAAAGTTTGAAATGATCAATGAGCAAGCAAAACTATATAATATAGATATCAAAGAGGTAGATGTACAACCTAGTGAAACCTTCCACGACATCGATTTATATTTTAACTACTTAATCAGTGTTTTAAGACTACAGAGATGGATTCCACCATTGCAATAA
- the pheT gene encoding phenylalanine--tRNA ligase subunit beta, with protein sequence MFISKEWLESYVDINEPVNVLAERITRTGIEVDDIVDYTKEIKNLVVGYVQSKAPHPDADKLNICLVDIGEAEPVQIVCGAPNVDAGQTVIVATVGGRLPGGIKIKRAKLRGERSEGMICSLQEIGVPSNLVPKNFEDGIYVFSSEVTPGTDAMTALYLNDQVMEFDLTPNRADALSMIGTAYETAALYNVSMKKPETNSNEISEQTSDEISVNIQNKDKVAYYSARVVNGLTIAPSPEWMQMRLIKAGIRPINNVVDISNYVLLEYGQPLHMFDKDQIGSSQIEVRQAHTDEKMTTLDDQERILKDSDIVITNGTNPIAIAGVMGGDFSEVTESTTNVVIEGAIFDPVSIRHTSRRLNLRSEASSRFEKGIATEFVDEAVDRACYLLQTYAGGSVTQGRVAEGDLGQFVTPIEISIDKVNTTVGFELSAEEIEAIFVQLGFETTRNEDILTVMVPSRRKDITIKEDLIEEIARMYGYDEIPSTLPVFEEVTHGALTDRQGKSRVVKATLEGAGLSQAINYSLVDKQRAKDFALQERATIDLLMPMSEAHATLRQSLIPHLIDAVSYNVARKNNNVRLYELGRVFFGNGESELPDEVEYLSGILTGDYTVNAWQGKKEEVDFFVAKGIVDRIAEKLDIQFDYESGEIDGLHPGRTAMVKLNDEIIGFVGELHPQVEKENDLKRTYVFELNYEKLMAVSVGYINYQPIPRFPGVSRDIALVINRTIPSAKLVKVIENHGGEILQKAEVFDVYEGEHIAEDEKSIAIRLAYLDTQQTLTDDKVNAVHEDILAALQAEGATIR encoded by the coding sequence ATGTTTATTTCAAAAGAATGGTTAGAAAGTTATGTAGATATTAATGAACCAGTTAATGTACTTGCAGAAAGAATTACACGTACTGGTATTGAAGTAGATGATATTGTAGATTATACAAAAGAAATCAAGAACTTAGTTGTCGGATACGTACAATCTAAAGCGCCTCATCCAGATGCTGACAAGCTAAATATATGTTTAGTAGACATTGGTGAAGCAGAACCGGTTCAAATCGTGTGTGGTGCTCCTAATGTTGATGCTGGTCAGACTGTCATTGTAGCAACAGTAGGTGGCAGATTACCTGGTGGCATAAAAATTAAACGTGCTAAATTACGTGGAGAACGTTCAGAGGGTATGATTTGTTCCCTTCAAGAAATTGGTGTGCCAAGCAATCTTGTCCCTAAAAACTTTGAAGATGGTATTTATGTCTTTTCGTCTGAAGTGACTCCAGGTACAGACGCTATGACTGCGCTATATTTAAATGACCAAGTGATGGAATTTGATTTAACACCAAATAGAGCTGACGCATTAAGTATGATTGGTACAGCTTATGAAACTGCAGCGTTATACAATGTGTCAATGAAGAAACCAGAAACAAATAGTAATGAAATTTCTGAACAAACGTCAGATGAAATCAGCGTGAACATTCAAAATAAAGATAAAGTAGCATATTACAGTGCAAGAGTAGTAAATGGTCTAACAATCGCGCCTTCTCCAGAGTGGATGCAAATGCGTTTAATCAAAGCAGGCATTCGCCCAATCAATAACGTCGTAGATATATCAAACTATGTACTTTTAGAATACGGACAACCACTACACATGTTTGATAAAGATCAAATAGGTTCAAGTCAAATAGAAGTACGTCAAGCTCATACTGATGAAAAAATGACTACTTTAGATGATCAAGAAAGAATATTGAAAGACAGTGATATTGTTATTACAAACGGCACAAATCCAATAGCAATAGCTGGTGTAATGGGCGGCGATTTCTCAGAAGTGACTGAATCAACAACGAATGTTGTGATTGAAGGTGCGATTTTTGACCCTGTTTCTATTAGACATACGTCAAGAAGATTAAACTTAAGAAGTGAAGCCTCTAGTCGTTTTGAAAAAGGTATTGCGACAGAATTTGTAGATGAAGCGGTAGATAGAGCGTGTTATTTACTACAAACTTATGCAGGCGGTTCAGTAACACAAGGTCGTGTGGCAGAAGGCGATTTAGGTCAATTTGTTACTCCAATTGAAATTTCTATTGATAAAGTAAATACTACAGTAGGTTTTGAACTATCAGCGGAAGAAATTGAAGCGATTTTTGTACAATTAGGATTTGAAACAACTAGAAATGAAGATATCTTAACTGTTATGGTGCCGTCTCGTCGTAAAGACATTACAATAAAAGAAGACTTAATTGAAGAAATTGCACGTATGTATGGTTATGATGAAATCCCATCAACATTACCTGTGTTTGAGGAAGTAACACATGGTGCTTTAACGGATAGACAAGGTAAGTCTCGTGTCGTGAAAGCAACACTAGAAGGTGCTGGTTTAAGTCAAGCAATAAATTATTCATTGGTAGACAAACAAAGAGCAAAAGATTTCGCACTACAAGAACGCGCTACAATTGATTTATTAATGCCGATGAGTGAGGCGCATGCTACTTTGCGACAAAGTTTGATACCTCATTTAATCGATGCAGTTTCTTATAACGTCGCACGTAAAAATAATAATGTGCGCTTGTATGAACTAGGACGTGTATTCTTTGGTAATGGCGAAAGTGAATTACCAGATGAAGTTGAATATCTAAGTGGCATCTTAACAGGTGATTACACAGTTAATGCTTGGCAAGGTAAGAAAGAAGAAGTTGATTTCTTTGTTGCCAAAGGTATCGTAGATCGCATTGCCGAAAAACTGGATATCCAATTTGACTATGAATCTGGAGAAATTGATGGCTTACATCCTGGTAGAACAGCTATGGTTAAATTAAACGATGAAATCATTGGTTTTGTTGGTGAATTACATCCTCAAGTTGAAAAAGAAAATGACTTAAAACGCACATACGTTTTTGAATTAAATTATGAGAAATTGATGGCTGTCTCAGTTGGATATATTAATTATCAACCAATCCCTAGATTCCCAGGTGTATCAAGAGATATTGCTTTAGTTATCAACCGTACAATACCTTCAGCTAAATTAGTGAAAGTCATTGAAAATCATGGTGGAGAAATTTTACAAAAAGCCGAAGTATTTGATGTTTATGAAGGCGAACACATTGCTGAAGATGAGAAATCAATTGCAATTCGTTTAGCTTATTTAGATACACAACAAACACTTACAGATGACAAAGTAAATGCAGTACATGAAGACATCTTAGCTGCTTTACAAGCAGAAGGTGCAACAATTAGATAA
- a CDS encoding TrmH family RNA methyltransferase: protein MEMITSAQNSKVKNAIKLKKKRERDKTGRALIEGYHLIEEAYKSNLKIEQLYVVDIERLDDGMINYAEEVFEINLKVAEALSGTVTPQGFFAVIEKPVHETAKAQQVLLIDCIQDPGNLGTLIRTADAAGLDLIVLEKGTADPYQDKVMRASQGSVFHIPIVSQDLSEFIDGFEGGVYGTALDDAVAYNQIQSQEKFALLLGNEGEGVNPELLSKTSQNLTIPIYGKAESLNVAIAGSIVMYHLKG from the coding sequence ATGGAAATGATTACTTCGGCTCAAAATAGTAAAGTTAAAAATGCAATTAAATTAAAAAAGAAACGTGAAAGAGATAAGACAGGACGCGCACTTATCGAGGGTTATCATTTAATTGAAGAAGCTTATAAAAGCAATTTAAAAATTGAACAATTGTATGTCGTAGATATTGAAAGACTTGATGATGGTATGATTAATTATGCTGAAGAAGTATTTGAAATTAATTTAAAAGTTGCTGAAGCATTATCAGGTACAGTTACACCACAAGGCTTCTTTGCGGTGATTGAAAAACCTGTTCATGAAACAGCGAAAGCACAACAAGTGCTACTTATAGACTGTATCCAAGATCCAGGTAATTTAGGAACATTAATTCGTACCGCAGATGCTGCCGGATTAGATTTAATTGTGCTTGAAAAAGGTACAGCAGACCCTTATCAAGATAAAGTTATGCGTGCGAGTCAAGGCAGCGTCTTTCATATTCCAATTGTGTCACAAGATTTAAGTGAATTTATTGATGGATTTGAAGGGGGAGTGTATGGTACTGCATTGGATGATGCAGTAGCCTATAATCAAATACAAAGTCAAGAAAAGTTCGCGTTACTTTTAGGTAATGAAGGTGAAGGTGTAAACCCTGAATTATTGAGTAAAACGTCTCAAAATTTAACAATACCTATCTATGGCAAGGCAGAAAGTTTAAATGTAGCAATAGCTGGTAGTATCGTGATGTATCACTTGAAAGGTTGA
- the pheS gene encoding phenylalanine--tRNA ligase subunit alpha produces MAQTEAMTEIKQQALVDINEAQNEKELQDVKVKYLGKKGSVTGLMKHMKDLSNEEKPAYGQQVNEVRQAIEGEIESRHELLAHEQLEQQLKEEQIDVTLPGRKISIGSKHPLTRTIEEIEDLFLGLGYEIVDGFEVEKDYYNFEALNLPKSHPARDMQDSFYITDEILMRTHTSPVQARTMEERNGQGPVKILCPGKVYRRDSDDATHSHQFTQIEGLVVDENIKMSDLKGTLELLAKQLFGEEREIRLRPSYFPFTEPSVEVDVSCFKCKGEGCNVCKETGWIEILGAGMVHPNVLEMAGFDSNKYTGFAFGMGPDRIAMLKYGIEDIRHFYTNDVRFLDQFKAVEDRGEK; encoded by the coding sequence ATGGCACAGACAGAAGCGATGACTGAGATTAAGCAGCAAGCATTAGTTGATATTAATGAAGCTCAAAATGAAAAAGAATTACAAGATGTAAAAGTTAAATATTTAGGTAAAAAAGGTTCAGTTACTGGTTTAATGAAACATATGAAAGATTTATCGAATGAAGAAAAACCAGCCTATGGTCAACAAGTGAATGAAGTGAGACAAGCCATTGAAGGTGAAATTGAATCACGTCATGAACTTTTAGCGCATGAACAATTAGAACAACAATTAAAAGAAGAACAAATTGATGTTACATTACCTGGCCGTAAAATTTCGATAGGCTCTAAACACCCTTTAACAAGAACGATTGAAGAGATTGAAGATTTATTCTTAGGTTTAGGTTACGAAATTGTTGATGGTTTTGAAGTAGAGAAAGATTACTATAACTTTGAAGCGCTAAACTTACCTAAATCACATCCTGCAAGAGACATGCAAGATAGCTTTTATATTACAGATGAAATATTAATGCGTACACACACGTCTCCTGTTCAAGCAAGAACGATGGAGGAACGCAATGGCCAAGGTCCTGTGAAAATTTTATGCCCTGGTAAAGTTTATCGACGCGATTCTGATGATGCAACGCACAGTCATCAATTTACTCAAATTGAAGGTTTAGTTGTAGATGAAAATATTAAAATGAGCGATTTGAAAGGTACATTAGAATTATTAGCTAAACAATTATTTGGTGAAGAGAGAGAAATTAGACTACGTCCAAGTTACTTCCCATTCACTGAACCTTCTGTAGAAGTAGATGTTTCATGTTTCAAATGTAAAGGTGAAGGCTGTAATGTTTGTAAGGAAACTGGTTGGATAGAAATTCTAGGAGCTGGTATGGTGCATCCTAATGTGTTAGAGATGGCAGGTTTTGATTCAAATAAATATACTGGCTTTGCATTTGGTATGGGTCCTGATCGAATTGCAATGTTGAAATATGGTATTGAGGATATACGTCATTTCTATACAAATGATGTACGTTTCTTAGATCAATTTAAAGCTGTAGAAGATAGAGGTGAAAAGTAA
- the coaD gene encoding pantetheine-phosphate adenylyltransferase: protein MSTTKAVIPGSFDPITYGHIDIIDRSADRFDELHICVLKNSSKAGTFSIEERIELIKESVKHLDNVTVHHFNGLLVDFCDDIGAQTIIRGLRAVSDFEYELRLTSMNKKLNSDVETMYMMTSTNYSFISSSVVKEVAAYKANVSDFVPVHVEKALNKKFRK from the coding sequence ATGTCTACAACTAAAGCAGTTATTCCCGGAAGTTTTGATCCAATTACCTATGGGCATATAGATATTATAGATAGAAGTGCTGATCGCTTTGATGAGCTTCACATTTGTGTCTTGAAAAACAGTAGTAAAGCAGGAACATTTTCAATTGAAGAACGCATAGAATTGATTAAAGAATCAGTGAAACATTTGGATAACGTTACAGTACATCATTTTAATGGTTTACTTGTTGATTTTTGTGACGATATTGGTGCGCAGACAATAATCAGAGGTTTGAGAGCTGTAAGTGACTTTGAATATGAATTGAGACTGACTTCAATGAATAAAAAGCTAAATAGTGATGTAGAAACAATGTATATGATGACTAGTACAAATTACTCGTTTATTAGTTCAAGTGTTGTTAAAGAAGTTGCTGCATATAAGGCGAATGTTTCAGATTTTGTTCCAGTACATGTGGAAAAAGCATTGAATAAAAAATTTAGAAAATAA
- a CDS encoding YlbF family regulator produces the protein MITEETLTVLDEIEALSDKILESRLYKEYKEAEQQLADNDEAHLLYQAFLKSKDKYDEIMRFGKYHPDYQTVMLDTRKRKRAYEMLPVVMDFKQKEVLLQDLIDEVIVKIAYAVSENVKIETGNPFFQKDASGCATGGSCSCSL, from the coding sequence ATGATTACTGAAGAAACATTAACAGTGCTTGATGAAATTGAAGCACTTAGTGATAAAATACTTGAATCAAGATTATATAAAGAATATAAAGAGGCTGAACAACAATTAGCGGATAATGATGAGGCACACTTACTATACCAAGCATTTTTGAAATCAAAAGATAAATATGATGAAATTATGCGTTTTGGTAAATACCACCCTGATTACCAAACAGTGATGTTGGACACACGTAAACGTAAACGTGCGTATGAAATGTTGCCAGTTGTAATGGATTTTAAACAAAAAGAAGTTTTACTACAGGATTTAATAGATGAAGTGATTGTTAAAATTGCATACGCTGTTTCTGAAAATGTAAAAATTGAAACAGGCAATCCATTTTTCCAAAAAGATGCAAGTGGTTGTGCTACAGGTGGATCATGTAGCTGTTCACTTTAA
- the rpmF gene encoding 50S ribosomal protein L32, with the protein MAVPKRRTSKTRKNKRRTHFKISVPGMTECPSCGEYKLSHRVCKNCGSYNGEDVVSK; encoded by the coding sequence ATGGCAGTACCAAAAAGAAGAACGTCAAAAACAAGAAAAAATAAACGTCGTACGCATTTCAAAATTTCAGTACCTGGTATGACAGAGTGCCCAAGTTGTGGAGAATATAAATTATCTCACCGCGTGTGTAAGAACTGTGGTTCATACAATGGCGAAGACGTTGTATCAAAATAA
- a CDS encoding YlbG family protein has product MNTIARTSLIIYLKHMKHERQVRKFGHIVSVNRQQRYVVMYINEEEADQIVEKLMKLKYVKDIEGSPYKYLKKVYEKEQHEIS; this is encoded by the coding sequence ATGAACACTATAGCTAGAACAAGTTTGATAATTTATTTAAAACATATGAAACACGAAAGACAAGTAAGAAAGTTTGGCCATATTGTAAGTGTAAATAGACAACAACGCTATGTTGTAATGTATATAAATGAAGAAGAAGCGGATCAAATTGTTGAAAAATTAATGAAGCTCAAATATGTAAAGGATATTGAAGGCTCACCTTATAAATATTTAAAAAAGGTTTATGAAAAAGAACAGCATGAAATATCTTGA
- a CDS encoding glycerophosphodiester phosphodiesterase: MTKINKLIKGGFLSTLGLVGSVFLLTKYKAKPNNQSIPSFFSKPAPYIFAHRGGMAVRPEQTKLAFDNAAAHGIDGFETDVRLTKDRKLIVFHDVDVDRTTNGSGKVSEHTLAEIKQLDSGYHFVDINGHKPYRGHKDAYILSFDELLKLYPNQLINVDLKDDPESEHGHLVPEIIFEDIVANNAQDRVLVTSFHSKQIERFNIISNGTVAIGAGQSEVAEGFLKFYLGLGNSFQPRAHTFQMPVSFKGIKLTSPRFIQWLNTRDIIPGYYGVNNLDLMNDLIFNGAHTLVTDRPDLAERFKHTYH, encoded by the coding sequence GTGACAAAAATCAATAAATTAATTAAGGGCGGATTTTTAAGTACACTTGGTTTAGTCGGTAGTGTATTTTTACTTACTAAATATAAAGCTAAACCGAATAATCAAAGTATACCATCTTTCTTTTCTAAACCTGCACCATATATATTTGCCCATCGTGGTGGCATGGCTGTAAGACCAGAGCAAACTAAACTTGCTTTTGATAATGCAGCAGCACATGGTATTGATGGATTTGAAACAGATGTGAGACTTACAAAAGATCGAAAACTCATCGTTTTCCATGATGTAGACGTGGATCGTACGACTAACGGATCAGGTAAAGTATCCGAACATACTTTAGCAGAGATAAAACAGTTAGATTCAGGATATCATTTTGTAGATATAAACGGTCATAAACCTTATAGAGGCCACAAAGATGCTTATATTTTATCTTTTGATGAATTACTTAAATTATATCCAAATCAATTGATTAATGTTGATTTAAAAGATGACCCTGAAAGTGAACATGGCCATCTTGTACCAGAAATTATATTTGAGGATATTGTTGCTAATAATGCTCAAGATCGCGTATTAGTAACAAGTTTCCATAGTAAACAAATTGAACGTTTTAATATAATAAGTAATGGTACAGTAGCCATTGGCGCAGGTCAAAGTGAAGTTGCAGAAGGTTTCTTAAAGTTCTATTTAGGACTAGGCAATAGCTTTCAACCACGTGCGCACACTTTCCAAATGCCTGTTTCATTCAAAGGTATTAAACTAACTTCACCAAGATTCATTCAATGGCTAAACACACGTGATATCATTCCAGGTTATTATGGTGTGAATAATCTCGACTTAATGAATGATTTGATTTTTAATGGTGCGCATACCCTTGTTACTGATAGACCCGATTTAGCAGAACGCTTTAAACATACTTATCACTAG
- a CDS encoding nucleotidyltransferase has product MKSVALVTEYNPFHNGHLYHAQKSKSITEAEVSVAIMSGNFVMRGQPAIYNKFTRTQMALTAVDLVIELPAYSAISAGQYFAETAVQVADYLNVNHLSFGSESGDINAFLSLAQEMNKVEDSPQFSEKSKEGKSYPRIISELISDHSLLSSPNNTLGISYVRAIQKWAPTIQPWTITREQSAHHDDLISNFAFASGTSIRKSIQTGDDQWKKVVPESAQTLYEAPQVSIEDTFTYIKYAILSQDVQTLKQIHLMSEGLEHRLVHLINEATSFEHLMKLIKSKRYTYTHIQRLLMNILLNFKQQDKPSTIEAVRVLGMTQKGQQYLKYLKNTFPERNYITQVNKQNAHYFTNEIHATQIYNFLSNNTATDFNTPVIRV; this is encoded by the coding sequence ATGAAAAGCGTTGCACTAGTCACAGAATATAATCCTTTCCACAATGGTCACTTATACCATGCACAGAAATCAAAGTCAATTACTGAAGCTGAAGTTTCTGTCGCAATTATGAGTGGAAACTTTGTAATGAGAGGCCAACCAGCAATTTATAATAAATTTACGCGAACACAAATGGCGTTAACCGCTGTCGACCTAGTTATTGAATTACCTGCCTACTCTGCAATTTCTGCAGGACAATATTTTGCAGAGACTGCAGTTCAAGTCGCAGATTATTTAAATGTTAATCATTTATCATTCGGAAGTGAATCTGGTGATATAAATGCATTTTTATCACTTGCACAAGAAATGAATAAAGTAGAAGATTCACCACAATTTTCAGAAAAATCTAAAGAAGGTAAAAGCTATCCACGAATCATTAGTGAACTTATCTCTGACCATTCATTACTTTCGTCACCTAATAACACTTTAGGGATATCATATGTGCGTGCGATTCAAAAATGGGCACCAACCATCCAACCCTGGACGATAACTCGAGAACAAAGCGCTCATCATGATGATTTGATTTCAAACTTTGCTTTTGCAAGTGGTACTTCGATTCGTAAATCAATTCAAACAGGTGATGACCAATGGAAAAAAGTTGTTCCTGAATCGGCTCAAACACTTTATGAAGCGCCCCAAGTTTCAATTGAAGATACCTTCACTTATATCAAATACGCAATTTTAAGCCAAGATGTGCAAACTTTAAAACAAATCCACTTAATGAGTGAAGGATTAGAACATCGTTTAGTGCATTTAATCAATGAAGCTACTTCTTTTGAACATTTAATGAAATTAATTAAGTCAAAGCGTTATACATATACGCATATCCAACGTTTACTTATGAACATTTTACTGAATTTCAAACAACAAGATAAACCTTCAACAATTGAAGCAGTTAGAGTATTGGGCATGACACAAAAAGGACAACAGTATTTAAAATATTTAAAGAACACTTTTCCAGAGCGTAATTATATAACACAAGTCAACAAACAAAACGCGCATTATTTTACGAACGAAATACACGCTACTCAAATTTATAATTTTCTTTCTAATAATACCGCTACCGACTTCAATACACCTGTGATACGTGTTTAA